Sequence from the Fibrobacter sp. UWP2 genome:
AAGTCCACCTCGTCGACGCTCAATTTTGCGGGGGCGCTGGCCCAGGCGCACCGGGTGTTCCAAAAGCTGGACCCCGATTATGCCGCCCGGTGCCTCGCCGCAAGTCGCCGCGCCTACGAATGGGCGGTTCAAAATCCCGATGCCGACTGGCCGCACAATACCGAAGGGAGTGGCGGCTACGGCGACGAACACGTCGAGGACGAGTTCTTCTGGGCCCGAGCCATGCTGTACCGCGAAAGCCGTGATCCCGCTCTCCGCGCGCAGCTGCCGGGCGACATGCTGTTGAACCCGGTGCAGCCCTGCCTCAGCTGGCGCGACACTCATAATTTTGGGTGGATGGCGCTTGCCTTGCTCGATGCCCCCTCGGGTGCCGACGCCGACCTACAAAAGAACGCTAGGACCGAACTCGAACGCATTTCCGCCGAAATAGTGAATCTCCACGAGGCCGACGCCTACGGCCTTTCCATCCGCAAGTTCGTGTGGGGGAGTAACGGCGAAATCGCGAACCACGCGCTCACCTTGCTTGTGACTTACAGCTGGACTCGCGACCCCAAGCTGCTGAATACCGCAATGGAGCTGGTCCACTTTGTGTACGGTCGCAATCCGGTCGACACCAGCTTTGTGACGGGTTCTGCCTGGAGTTCGCCCATGCACCCGCACCACCGCATTTGCCATTCCGACGGTGTGGAGGAGCCCATCCCGGGGCTTTTGGTGGGCGGGCTCAACAACGACCGCCAGGACTTGCACCGCATGGCGCATTATTCCAGCGATTTGCCGGGCTTTGCCTATACCGACGAACGTTGCAGCTTTGCGAGCAACGAGACCGCCATCAATTGGAACGCCCCGCTCACCGCAGCGCTCGCCTTAATCCGCTACTACAGTTTGGGCCAAAATACTTGATTCTCCACTAATTTTTGACGGTGGCGGTGTCTTTGGCGGGTTTTATGTCTGTCTTCGCGCTGTCTTCCTTCACGCTGTCGACCTTGGTGCTGTCCGCCGCTTTCACGGTGTCGCCGGCGGCCGCTTTTTTAGACAGCTGCTGCAAGTCGATTACAGGGTCGTCCAGTTCCTCTTCGGCAATGGAGCGGATCCTTGAGTAGTAGGTGGAATCGGCCACGTCAAGCGTGTCACGCCCCCACAGGTCAAAGTAGGAGTTTAAAAGAGCCGCCCATTCGTGGAGCCAACTCTTGCGCGATTCTCTGTCAAAGAACCAGTCATCGGCGTTGTACATGTAGTGATGGATGTCGGCTGCCAAATAGGTGGTGCTTGTGCCGGTGAGGTGCGTAAAGATGTTGACGGCGCGGTGCGTGGCTGCGGCGGCGGTCACCAAGAGGACCGTGTCCATGTGGTGCAACTTGATCCAAGGGATGATGGTGTAGGCTTCGGCGACGGTGGAGGGGTCGTCGTGGCGGGCTAAAAAGATGGTCCCCTTGTCAAAGTTGCCGAGCGTCAAAAAGTCTTCGGCGTAAAAATCGGCGTTGCTCTTGTCGCGGAAGGCGCGCCTGCCCAAAATCATCACCGAGTCCACCTTGCCTTCGGCGAGGAGCCCGGCGGCAAAGTCGTTGCGTTCCAGGTCGGGAGTCTGGCCGTCAAGAATCACCGCCCACTTGACGTGCGTGAATTCGTCGTCCTGGACCAACCAGCGCCCGCTTTTGGTAATGGTGATGTAAAAGAGTGCGACGAGCACGACGAACACAACTGCCAAGACGCCGAACAGTCTTTTGTGGCTCTTGTGCGAGCTCCTGTCTTTCATTAGTATTTTAGACAAAGTAAATCCCTCTTATCTTTGGTACAATATAGCGTTTTCGCCGTCGGCGTAATAGTTCTTGCGCTCGCTGAATGCGGTAAAATGGTGCTTTTCGTAGAACCGTCGGGCTTTGGCGTTCCCTTCACGTACTTCGAGGAACATCTTGTCGCCGGCGGCAAAATCCAGCTGGGCAAGCCCTGCGTTCAAGAGTGCCGTGCCAATGCCTTGTCGCTGCACGCTGGGTGAGGCGGCGATGCTCAGCAGCTCGGAATCCGCGCCCATCATGTGGAAAACCGCGTACCCCAAAATTTTGTCCGCCTCCGGCGCAATACAATCCGGCGCAGCACAATCCTTAGGTTCTGCGGTATACACGACGCATAGCGCATAGCCGGCACGCAGTTCCGCTGAGAACTGTTTTTCGTTCCAATCCTGGAATGCGAGCTCCCGCTGCAAAGCGAGCACCTGTGGCAAGTCTGACTCTGTCATTTTGCGGATTGGCATTGCTTTTGCACCCCCGGCAAACCAATTAGACGTTCAGTTTTTCAAAGTATGAGGGCTGGATGTAGTTCGCTTCCTGGATCAGGCTCGGCTTTACCGTGCCAAATAGCGGAGCCCAGTCGCTGAGCGGCTTGCCCGTGTCGGGCGTGACGCTTGCACCAATCTCTTTGAACAGGACTTGGAGTGCTTCGTCTGCCATGGCGGCTGTGTCGGCGACAATCGCCTGTACCGGGTTCGCCCTCAGTTGCGCTACCACCTGCGCGGTCTCTATAAAACTTTCGATGTCGTTCAGCCGCAAATACCAGTAGCCGTTTCGCGCGCGGATCACCACGGCGACGTTTTCTTTGGTACAACCCGTGTTCTTGGGGGCGAGGGCAAAACATTCCAGAGCCTGCAAAGTCGTGACGCCAAACAGTTGACGCTTGCCGCTAAAGCAAATGCCCTGGCAAAAGGCGACTCCTGTGCGGAGCCCGCTGAACGAGCCCGGGCCGACAGTCACCATCACGCGCTTCACGTCGTCGAGCTTTGCGCCCACGCGGTTCAAGAGCTCGTCGAGCGAGCCTCCCAGCGTTTCGCCTTTCGCCTCGGGGTTCACGATCTCCTCGTACAGGGGGGCGGCACAGTCCTTGCCTGCGGCGGCTAGTGCCATCGAGATGCCCTTCCGGGAGGTGTCTACATAGAGGTCAAGCTTCATTGCACATTCCACACGACACACTACACATTATCGCTTGATCGCGATGCTCTTGTCGATAATCAGGTCGATGAGCTGGCTGTAGGTGATGCCCACGCAGGCCGCCTGCTGCGGCAAAAGCGATGTCGGAGTCATGCCCGGGAGCGTGTTCGTCTCGATAGCGAAGAGTTCGCCATCCTTCGTGATGCGCACGTCGGTACGGCTGTAGCCTGCGCCGCCGAGGGCGTAATGCGCGTTCTTCACGAGTTCCTGGATGCGGGCTGTCAGTTCCGGCGCGAATTCCGCGGGCGTCACTTCCTGGCATTCCCCGTTGTACTTCGCCTCGAAGTCGAAGTATTCACGGGTCGTCATGCGCATCTCGGTGGGCGGGAGCGGCTTTTCGCCTTCGATGTAGCCGCAGCTCGCTTCGCCGCCGGCAATAAACTTTTCGCACAGCAGGCGGTTAGAATCCTTGAACAATTCCTGCGTAATCTTGCCGGCTTCGTCCATGTCCTTCGCGATGCCGATGCCAATGCTGGAGCCGCCCAGCGGGTCCTTGATCACGAGCGGGAACCCGAGTTCGTCGGCGACGCTCACGAGCGTATCGCCCGTAAAGTCGTGCTTCCAGATGACGCGGTACGGCGGGGTCGGGATGCCGTTCGCGCGGTAGATTTCCTTGGACTTGATCTTGTCCATCGCGAGTGCGGAAGCGAGAAGCCCGCAACCCGTGTACGGGATGCCCCAGTTCTCGAGCAGGGCCTGGATGTGGCCGTCTTCGCCCCACTTGCCGTGCAGCGCCAAGAACGCGATGTCGGCAGCCGGGAGTTCGGAGAGGGCAGGGGACTTCTTGGTGCAGGCGGCCGTGCCTTCGAGGCTACGGAAGTAGTTCACCGAGAAGTTGTCCTTCTGGTACGGGGAAAGTTCGCGGGCGGACCAGTGCCAGGTGCCGTCCTTGTCAATCAAAACGGGGTGGATGTTGTAGCGTTCCGGATTCATGGCGCGCACCACGCCGGTACCGCTGACAACAGAAACATCGTGCTCGGTGGACGGGCCACCCATCAAGACCAATACGCGTAAACGAGACATATAAACCTCTTGAAAAACCTTACGGCTCATAATCTAGCATTTCTTGCCTAAATTGGCTGATTTTGGTGGGAAGAGTGATTGATTTCGGTGAAATTCGGTGCGATTTCGGCGAAATGTATCGGCAATCTGGAAATCTTTTTTTGTTATATTACAAGCATAACAAAGAGGTGCTTATGCGCGTATTCGTCACTGGGGGTACTGGGTTTATTGGCCATTATGTGGTCAAGGCTTTGCTCGAAAAGGGGCACGAGGTGGTTGTCGCCACCCGCCATCCCAACAAGGTCCCCTCGCTCAGGGCCCAGCCCAAGGTGAGCTTTGTCGAAGCGTCCCTCACTGACTTTGACAAGATGGCCGACGGCCTCGTGGGCTGCGACGCTTGCATCCACATTGCGCTTGGCTGGGGCGAGACCCCGACGTCCATGCTTATGAACGATACCCGCGCGACTGTGACGCTCCTCGAGATGGCGGCCAAGGCGGGTTGCAAAAAGTTCATTCAGACCAGCAGCACGGCGGCGATGGGCCGCATGCGCCCTGTGATGCGCGAGGTCACCAGTAACTTGCCCTTGGACCTGTACGGCGCGACCAAGGCGGCTGGCGAGGCCTTTGTTCTCGGCTTCCGCCACGGCTACGGCAAAAACTTCCCCGAAGTCACCATGACACGCAACATCATCCGTCCGGGCTACACCTTTGGTAACCCCGCGTTCCCCGACGGCTGCAGCCAGCCGGATCGCCGCTTCTTTGAGATGGCGCGCGCCGTCAAGGATGGACAAAACATCAACATCGTCAAGAACGACGGCACGCAGTTCATCCATGCGAGCCAGCAGGCGCAACTCTACCTCAAGCTGCTCGAGAGCGACAAGAACGAGGAAATCTACCTGGGTCTCGGCTCGGTTTGGGTCAGCTGGAAGGAAATCGCCGAGAAGATGATCGCGCTCTGCCCGGGCTCCAAGTCTAAAATCGTGGAAACCGACCTGGGCTGGGGCGACGAGCCCATGCTCTTTGACGTGCAAAAGATTAAGGACCATTTTGGCCTGGTCTTTGACGCCCACGAGTTCCTTGACGGACACATCAAGTGGACCTTTGACAACGCCTAACTGGTGCTGCCCTCGGCTCTAGCTTACAATACTCCAAATTGAAATTGCGACTTTCGCCAAAGCCCTGGTTTTGGCGAACCGCTACTTCGTATTTTGTTCGTAGGGGTTAAACACGACAAATAGGAGGTGCGTTATGAACCAGGTAAAAACGATGGCGGTTGCCGTTCTCGCCTTGGCGGTGGCTGCCGCATTCGCAGCGAACAAGGTCAAGTCCAAGGCTGGTGGAGTCGATCTTACGACGGAGAGGGGAGGCGGTCAGGTAATCTGCACTGCCGACTTCAACGACGAGATGTCCATCATCAGGGACGCCGGGACCGAAGTCCTCGTGAAGGGGAGCTGCGGCCAGGGATGGGTGGACAAGTCGAAACTCGAGTATGTGGCGCGCCCCGCCGGGGACAAGGCGTACACGTTTAACGAGTTCGACATCCGCGCCTGGATAGACAACCAGACTGCCTTCGGCGTCCTGATGGACGACTACGAAGAGTTCGAGGGCGTCAAGATCGACCGCGATTTTAGGGAGTACCTGCGGGAAACCATGGATCGCGAGCAGGTCGAGCGGCGTCACGCCGAAAACTAAAAGCAAGGGCTTCCGGGATTCCGGAGGCCCTTTCTGTTTTGATTAAACCGCGGTCGAGACGACGAGGGCGACGAGCCCCACGAACATCGAGAGCTTGGTCACGCTTTGCGCCTTGCGGTAGTTGCGGCGGTGCGCCTGCACCAGTATGTAGGCAAAGCAGGGGGACATTGTCGCCCCCGTCAAAATCACAAAGAGCACGGGGTATGTTCCTTGCAGCACGGGCATGGGCAGGCTAATCCAGGTGAACAGCAAGAATGCGCCGGCAAAGCGGCGTGCCGTGGTGGCGCCCGCGATGAGTGGGAAGGTCATGATGCCCGCCTTGAGGTCGCCCGTTTCGTCTTCCAGGTCCTTGTAAATTTCGCGTGCTGTGGTGAGCAGGAACGCGAATAGCATGGCGGGGAAGAGGAACGCGAATTTGGTGAGGGGCTCCAGCGAGGCGCCGTCGCTCTCGATTGGCCCTACAGGCGACACGAGGCACAAAAGGAGTGGTGTCGCGCACAAAAAGGCGACGGTCATGTTCTTTAACAGCGGAATGTGCTTGAGTTTTATGTTGTATGCAATCAGGAACAGGGCGAGTCCCACCGCAAAAATGGTTGGGATGGCGCTGTACGCCCAAAAACCGTCGGCGACACCGCAGCCGATGGTGAGGATGGCGGACATGGCGCTGCATACCTTGGCCGCCTTGACTGTCGCTTTGCCGCAAACGAGCGGACGTTCGGGACGGTTTGCCCGGTCACTTTCGAGGTCGAGGATGTCGTTCTGGATGTTCGCGAAGGCGATGGCGAACGCGAACAGGAGGAGCTCCGCCGCAAGGCGCGCTGAACCCAGGGCCTCGGTTTCGCTGCCGGGCAGTTCCCCCAGCAAAAAGTAGCCGATGAGGAGCGTCGCCATGGCGATGACTATGTTCACGGGGCGGATCATTTTGAAGAGCGTTGCGATGTCCATGCCTTGAATGTAGAAAAAAACGGGCGGCAAACATTATTATATTTGGGATATGGCGTTTTTCACAAAAAGCAACCTGGAAGACCTGCGCAAGGAGGCGGAGCAGCTCTCGATTTGCGTGGAGCATTTTTTGTACGCCTCAGAACACATTCCCGAGGGCGACTGGAAGACCAAGGGGTTCTACGACAACTGCATCGAAAAATGCAACGGCCGCCTCAAGGCGATCCACTTTTTGATGGAGTCCATTCGCCAGAACCGTCCGGTTAGTGAGAAGGAACTGGAAACGGGGGCGGAACGCGAATAGGACCGAGTCTACGCTTTTTTTGTTGAAATGTGGACTTTTTTTTGAAAGAAAATGATTAAAAATGTTAAAAAACATTGAATTATGCCTAAAATGTAGACAATTTTTTGTAAAAAATGTAAAATAGGCGTTGACTTTGGCTGCGCAAAAACCTATGTTTATATAAACCATTGTTGGTTCAAAAAAAGGGATTGGATTTATGGGTATGAATTTTTCAAAAAAGACTTTGATTTGGGGCGCGGTCGCCGTGTCCGCCCTCGGTACGCAAGCACCTGCTGCCGACTGGTTCGCTAAGGACAACCTCCAGCCGGGGCACGACCCCACGGTGTACAGGGACGAGAACGGCTACATTCTCATGTCCACGAACAACAATTTGTCGATGTGGACTTCTCCCGACATGGTCAAGTGGACTGCCAAGGGCCGGATTTTTAACGACAGCCCCCAGTGGCTCAAGGATGCTGTGGGTGGCAAGACCGACGGTATCTGGGCTCCGGACCTGTTCCATTTCAACAATCAGTACGGTGTGTTCTATTGCGGTTCCGTATTCGGCAAGCGCACGTCCGCCATTGGCGTCACGACGAATGCGAACCTGGACTTCTCCAATCCGGCACAGGGCTGGACCGACCAGGGCGAAGTCACCCGTACTACAAACAGCAACAACTACAACGCCATTGACGCCGACGTGGTGGTGACGCCCGATGGTCAGTACTGGATGACGTACGGTTCCTGGAACGCGGGCGGCATTCGCCTGATCAAGCTGGACCCCAAGACCGGCAAGCAGGCGTCTGACGACAAGACCAACTACCAGATTGCGACCCGCGGTGGTTCGGGAATCGAAGGCCCGAGCCTTATTGAGCACGGCGGGCAGTACTTCCTCTTTACCGCATGGGATGTGTGTTGCAAACAAGGTGACGAAATTGAGCAGACCACCTACAAGACCGCCATGGGCCGTGCCGACAAGGTGAACGGCACCTACAAGGACCGCGGTGGCAAGGAACTCAACAGCGGTGGCGGCACTATTTTGATGCAGCGCTACAGCCGTTATGTGGGCCCGGGTGGCGGAGAGGCGTTTAAGGACCTGAACCGCATCCGCTTTGTGCACCACTATTACGACTTGAACGGCGACAAGTTCAACCATATCCACATTCGTGACCTGGTGTTCACCGACGACAACTGGCCCGAAATGGGTCAGCCTTTCCTTGGCCGCTACCTAAGCGCCGAAGCGGAACACGGCATTATGACCCGTGCTGTTTCGGGCGACATCACGTTCAATTACACGAAGGACGCCTCCAATGGCGAGTACGTGGGTTACATTAATACAAAGGGCTCCAAGATCCGCCTCCCCATGAACATCATGCAGGCGGGCGACTACCTGCTGCGCTACCGCTATGCGAACGGCGGCGACGCTGAGGCGACGCACAAGGTGACGGTCAACGGGAAAACGCAGACGGTGAAGCTCCCGGTGACGGGCGCCTGGGGCACGTTCCCCGAGAAATCGGTTGTGTATATCCCCGTGACGCTCAAGCGCGGCGGCAATTTTATCGAGGTGGAACCCGACCAGAATTTTGCGGAACTTGACCGCATCGACTTCTTGCGCATCATCCGCGACACGATCCCTACGAACGGCTTTGACAACGGCATCAAGGTGCGCCTTACCGACAAGGACGAGTTCGCCATCAAGGAAGGCGGCTATGCGATTTTCGAGAACGCGGTGCTGGATTCTCTCAAGGACGTGTCCGAGGTGTTCCTCCAGGTGAAAAGCGCCTCGTCGGGCAAAATCCAGCTTCGCGAAGGCTCCAAGGACGGGACAGCGTTCATGACGTGCGACTTGTCCAACGCCTCTCCCGCAGATAACGGCTGGTCCATGGCGAAGTGTACGGGCGACATGAGCTTCAAAGGTACCAAGGACTTGTACCTGACTGTGTCCGGAGTTCCGGGCGAAACCATTCTCGGAAACCTTGTTTTCCAGTCGCGGGTGGTTTGTACCCAGGAACCGTGCGGCGATCCGGCTTCCAGCTCCAGCACGGAGCCCTCCAGCGCCGAGTCGAGCTCCGGGACTACGGGCCTGGACGGGATTGCGGGTGTTGCGGGCAAGCCGCACTTGCTTGGATTCTCGCGCGAAGCTGGCGTGCGTTTCTCGGCCCCGGTAAAGTATGTGCTGGCCGACATGCAGGGCAACATTTTGCGCGTGGGTTACGGCGAGCACATTGCCGCCGAGTCCCTCAACGCGGGCGTTTACGTGCTGCGTTATGCGGGCAAGGCGCAAGCTATCAAGCTCAAGTAAACTGAGCCCGTGTTTGGCAGAGTCTTAAAAGGGAAGGCCGCGATGGCGCTTCCCTTTTTGTTTTGTGAAAGTTTCTAAATTGCAGTTGAATGCGTAATGACGGTTTAGACGACTCGCTGGACGACGAATTGCAAGGCGAAGCTCCGCTTAGGAGCGTGCGCCCGACTCGCCGTGACCACCGCACTCGCCGCATCGATGTGATGCGGGAGCTGGAATCGGGCGTTGTGGACGAGCGTCCGACCAAGGTGCGTTTTAGCCGTGAGTGCCGCAAGGCGAAAATCAAGCGCGTCAAGAACCCTATCGAGAACATTGGCGAAGAGAACTGCGTTGAGGGCCTGGTGCTCGAGGTTCACCGCCGTACCTGCGAGGTGAGGCTCTCGGCGACGTCTGAGCAAGGCGATTGCACTGAGGAAGTGGTGACGGCGATGTACCGCGCGACGACCTCTAAAACGTTGGGCGAGTTCCCGGCGGTGGGCGACCGAGTGCTTTTGGGCCTCGTGAACAGTGACGACGACTCGGGCGACGGCGTGGGCTCGCAAAAGTACTGCGTGGTGCGGGTACTCCCTCGCAAGTCCCTCCTCAGACGCCCCGGCCCCCGCGACAGCTTTTATAAGCAGCAGACCCTCGCGGCGAACATTGACCAGGTGGTCATTGTGGCGAGCGTGACGCAGCCCGAGTTCAATTACGGTTTTATGGACCGCTTTTTGCTGGCGGCGAACCTGAATGATCTTCCCTTTGTTTTGGTGCTCACCAAGATGGACCTCCTCCCGGGAGGGGAAACCGACCTTTCCAGTGACATCAGGGACTTTATGAGCATCGCCGACAAGGTCATCCCGGTGAGCGTCAAGAGCGGAGTTGGCCTCGAGGAACTGCGCAGGGAACTGAACGGCAAGGCCTCGGTGTTCAGCGGCCAGAGCGGCGTCGGCAAGTCGACGCTCATCAACGCGCTGGTGCCCGAGGCGGAACTCGAGACGGGTGCTGTGCGTGAACGTGACGGCAAGGGCCGCCACACGACTACCTCCTCGAGCCTGTTCGATTTGCCGGTGGTAGATTTTCCCGAGGGCGGAATTGTGATAGACACCCCCGGGATTAGGAGCATTGGCCTCATGGACATGGAAGGGGAGACTCTCGCCAAGATTTTCCCCGGTTTTTTTGAGGGCGACCTGTTCACCTGTAAGTACAGCAACTGCCTGCACCTCAGGGAACCCGGTTGCGCCGTGCGCGAGGCGGTGGAGTCGGGCAAGATTTCACGCGCCCGTTACGCGAGTTACCTGCGTATTTTGAATTCGAGAAGTTAATCATGGATGTTGCACTTAAAATTACCTTGATTGCATCCATCATCTTGATGGGTTACAATGTGTCTGAATTTGTGACGAGTTACGAGGCTCTCTGCGAAAAGACGGACGAGTTTAAAAAGCTCGCCGTCGAAAACGAATCCAACGAGGGGGACCTCCGCCGTTCGAATTTGCTGCTCTCGATGGGGCTTTCGATTGTGTTCATAGGGCTCACTTACCTCTCGGGGCTTGCGTTCTGGATAACCGCCGTGGTGGCGGTAAAGCTGTTTTTTACGCTTTATTGCTCCGATTCGCTGCTAGTTTGCGTTTTGCGGGTGGGCGACATCCCCAAAAAATTCTATATGCTATCTAAGGTAGATGCGCTGCTCAATGCCTTTTTGGGTTTGGGCGTCGCCCTCATTTTGGTTTTGTGATATGAAACGCTTAAGTATTTTAAAGGTCCTGATGGTTGCCCTGGCTTTTTGCCTGGGGAGTTCCTTTGCGCAGGCCCCGGCGGACGCTACTTCTGCTGCGGCCGCCCCGGCGGATCCGGCTGCGGGCTCCATGAGCTTTTTGACGCCGTTCTTTTTGGGCGGTGCGCTGGGCTTTGGCTCGGGTACGGGCGTCGGCACGGAACGCGGGCTTGGCCTGCGCCAAATTGAACCGATGGTTGGCCTGTGGTATCCTGGGCTTGGATTTTTGCGCGTGGGCTACGGCTTTTTTGACTTTGAAGAAGACGCCGAGAAAGGGGAAGATTACAAGGTGGAACACTCCGATTTTGACGTGGAAGTGGGGCTACACTTGCTTGGGCTCTTTTACGTGGTGGGCAACTACTCCCGTGCCCGTGACCTGAGCGATATGGGCGACGTCTCGTGGAACGAATGGGGTGTGGGCTTTGGTTCCATCATCAACATTTTTGCAAAGACCATGCTCTTTGCCGATGTCTCGTACCGCTGGGTGCTGGAGCATTACGATCCGTTCCTCGACAAGGATGTTTCGGGAAGCCGCATCCAGCTTAACCTGGGCTTTGCCGCTATGATCTTTTAGTCGGGGCCCCTGCGATGAAGAAAGTGGCGATTATGGGCGGCGCTTTTGACCCGGTGCATAAAGATCACGTGGCCGCCGCCAAGATGAGCCTGGACTGCGGACTGTGCGAAGAAGTGTGGTTTATGCCCAGCCCCGACCGCTGGGACAAGACTTTGAATGCAAGCCCCGAGGACCGCTTTGCCATGCTCGAGCTTGCGTTTTCGGGAGACAAGCGCATGGTGCTCTCGGATTTGGAAATCGAACAGGGCGAGTATCGCGGCTCTTACGTGTTCCTCATGGGGCTCAAGGAAAAATTCCCCGACATCCATTTTTTGCTTTTGACCGGCGCTGATTCGTATGAGGGGATCCCGCATTGGCGCGACCCCATGACTTTTTTTGGAACAAACTATAACGGACATTTGTTGTTGCGCGACATTGAACTGATTGTGTTTGCGCGCAAGGGCTACCCCAAGCCCGATTTGGAACAACATAAGGCGAACGGCTATGCGCCGCTGCATTGGCTGGGCAAGGAACAGGGTTTTGTGGGGAAGTATTCCAGTACCGAA
This genomic interval carries:
- a CDS encoding nicotinate-nicotinamide nucleotide adenylyltransferase codes for the protein MKKVAIMGGAFDPVHKDHVAAAKMSLDCGLCEEVWFMPSPDRWDKTLNASPEDRFAMLELAFSGDKRMVLSDLEIEQGEYRGSYVFLMGLKEKFPDIHFLLLTGADSYEGIPHWRDPMTFFGTNYNGHLLLRDIELIVFARKGYPKPDLEQHKANGYAPLHWLGKEQGFVGKYSSTEIRKVLPYNRTQCPEGLEPTVFQYILDHDLYRE